In Aspergillus nidulans FGSC A4 chromosome II, a single window of DNA contains:
- a CDS encoding 1,3-beta-glucanosyltransferase gelC (transcript_id=CADANIAT00004992) has translation MKFSSILAGAAFFASSVVTADLDPIVIKGSKFFYKSNDTQFYIRGVAYQQEYSGPKSDTNNYKDPLADVEACKRDVPYLQKLNANTIRVYAVDPKADHKECMSLLSDAGIYVIADLSSPSESIIRNDPKWDFDLYQRYASVVDELSQYSNVIGFFAGNEVSNDPETTDASAFVKAAVRDMKRYIKAKNYRPMGVGYATNDDSSIRVDMADYFNCGEEEDSIDFWGYNVYSWCGDSNYEKSGYKSRTEEFKDYSIPVFFAEYGCNAVTPRKFTEVEALYGDKMAEVWSGGIVYMYFQEDNNYGLVSINNGNAKTLEDFSYLSKQLASATPSGTKKADYNPTNTALESCPTTGKKWLAAASPLPPSPNSDLCSCMEKSLSCVAKSDISGKKLSSTFSTVCGYQGGKFCEGVSGNATTGKYGAYSVCTPKQQLSFAMNQYYEAQAEQGNGQDACDFDGAATSQSTSEPTAACSSLLSQAGSDGTGSVKASPTAASGGSGGSGDAGADTSEGAAFALSPGSVHVGVFQVGAYVTTAIFAGAAMILL, from the exons ATGAAGttctccagcatccttgcGGGCGCTGCCTTCTTTGCCAGCAGCGTTGTCACCGCTGACCTGGACCCTATCGTTATCAAG GGCTCTAAATTCTTCTACAAGAGCAATGACACCCAATT CTATATCCGCGGTGTCGCCTACCAAC AGGAATATTCCGGTCCAAAGTCTGATACAAACAACTACAAGGACCCCCTGGCCGATGTGGAGGCATGCAAACGTGATGTCCCTTACCTCCAGAAGCTCAATGCCAACACTATCCGTGTCTACGCAGTCGACCCTAAGGCGGACCACAAGGAGTGCATGAGCCTCCTCAGTGATGCTGGAATCTACGTCATTGCGGActtgtcttctccttcagagTCTATCATCCGTAACGACCCCAAGTGGGACTTTGATCTCTACCAGCGCTACGCATCTGTTGTGGACGAACTGTCCCAGTACAGCAACGTTATTGGTTTCTTTGCAGGCAACGAAGTATCCAACGACCCCGAGACAACTGATGCGAGTGCCTTTGTCAAGGCCGCTGTGCGTGACATGAAGCGGTATATCAAGGCCAAGAACTACCGCCCGATGGGGGTTGGATATGCTACCAATGACGACTCATCTATTCGTGTGGATATGGCCGATTACTTCAACTgcggtgaagaggaagacagcATTGACTTTTGGGGTTACAACGTTTACTCGTGGTGTGGCGACTCCAACTACGAGAAGTCTGGCTACAAGTCCCGCAccgaggagttcaaggacTACTCCAttcctgtcttcttcgccgaatATGGTTGCAATGCAGTCACTCCGCGCAAGTTCACTGAAGTCGAGGCACTCTATGGCGACAAGATGGCCGAGGTCTGGTCCGGCGGTATTGTCTACATGTACTTCCAGGAGGATAACAACTACG GTCTGGTCTCTATCAACAACGGAAACGCCAAGACCCTTGAAGACTTCAGCTATCTCTCCAAGCAACTTGCCTCTGCAACACCCTCCGGTACCAAGAAGGCCGACTACAACCCCACAAACACCGCGCTTGAGTCTTGCCCAACCACCGGAAAGAAATGGctcgccgccgcctctcctctccctccttcgCCCAACTCGgatctctgcagctgcatggAAAAGAGCCTCTCTTGTGTCGCCAAGTCTGACATCTCTGGCAAGAAGCTCTCCTCCACCTTCAGCACTGTCTGCGGCTACCAGGGCGGCAAGTTCTGTGAAGGCGTTTCGGGCAATGCCACCACAGGCAAATATGGTGCTTACAGTGTCTGCACTcccaagcagcagctttcttttGCCATGAACCAATACTACGAGGCCCAGGCCGAACAGGGTAACGGACAGGACGCGTGTGACTTTGATGGCGCTGCCACGAGCCAGAGCACCAGTGAGCCGACAGCTGCTTGCTCTTCCCTACTGAGTCAGGCTGGCTCTGATGGAACGGGCTCTGTCAAAGCTTCGCCTACGGCTGCAAGCGGTGGTTCCGGCGGCAGCGGAGATGCTGGTGCCGACACCTCTGAGGGAGCTGCATTCGCTCTGTCCCCTGGAAGTGTCCATGTTGGTGTCTTCCAGGTTGGCGCGTATGTTACCACTGCCATTTTTGCCGGCGCTGCTATGATTCTCTTGTAG
- a CDS encoding uncharacterized protein (transcript_id=CADANIAT00004993): MSVPSGLGPMAIWLRLRPQFREWLGQPGRRVAQTA; the protein is encoded by the exons ATGTCTGTGCCTTCAGGGTTAGGCCCTATGGCAAtttggctgcggctgagacCACAGTTTAGAGAATGGCTTGGACAGCCGGGCCGGCGAG TCGCTCAAACTGCTTAA